Within Planococcus citri chromosome 2, ihPlaCitr1.1, whole genome shotgun sequence, the genomic segment CACTCGTATCACAATTGGACCAAGATACCTTGAAACCTGAACCTCAAACAGCTCGTAAAGTAATGAAGAAACGAAAAATGGACGATGTATTGCTCCAATTCACTCGTCGATTATCTCCAAGCACGACTAGATTCAGATTACCAAGAATAACCAGAAGAAGAGTGAATAaaacgacaacgacaacgacgacacCCAGTACCACTCAACCAACCCTACCAAGTGCACCAGTTAGTTACACTTACCCGAACGCTATATTCGacccatttttcgaaaaacaaaaactaatacaaaaaatatccgaATACTTCAATTTCACCCAAATTCCTACAGAGTTTGTGCCTTTTTACATTTGGTATTACAACGTGTTGCACGACAAACAGGCGGCAGAAAGGAGAAATCGAATATTACGCTGTCGACATTCCTATTCACCCGGTTATCATCTGCGTATTGAAATTCTAGATCATACTGTCTTCCCAGTACCTGAAGAACACCAAGACTATTACGTATTAGTGAATGATTTAGCAGCCGATACCAAAGACCCCACAGTTCTTACCTTCCCCAAGGGAGTAACTTTTCACAAAACAACAGCAATGGAACAGTTACTAGATGAAATACTGTACGATGATGAAAATGAC encodes:
- the LOC135834741 gene encoding uncharacterized protein LOC135834741 codes for the protein MNTILGLILLQYTVYSLPLRYHNFEMVQSPALVSQLDPDTLKPVESPAIVSQLDQDTLKPVQSPALVSQLDQDTLKPEPQTARKVMKKRKMDDVLLQFTRRLSPSTTRFRLPRITRRRVNKTTTTTTTPSTTQPTLPSAPVSYTYPNAIFDPFFEKQKLIQKISEYFNFTQIPTEFVPFYIWYYNVLHDKQAAERRNRILRCRHSYSPGYHLRIEILDHTVFPVPEEHQDYYVLVNDLAADTKDPTVLTFPKGVTFHKTTAMEQLLDEILYDDENDIEAEEKEYDDQLEEDSPNIFFTTRPAENTTTVITTTTPEPEPFYNLPNFQDLYQDNAPWITTTVDYYEGLSELLENDKKKIPPDQDDMTYFF